A genome region from Nicotiana tabacum cultivar K326 chromosome 13, ASM71507v2, whole genome shotgun sequence includes the following:
- the LOC142168102 gene encoding uncharacterized protein LOC142168102 — translation MDHDEGRKLAMAYLLLDMRDLENVIDRVKRVGSCILASSVYHTTSKGPPPPPPPSDPKSKGKVIGKMDDLSGNRKDNATMAENVETSYGRSTPGQNELVLHLEQKILELQENAPDVFYIQNLKKKPTETFLEYASRWRSEAAKVRPPLEEEQMNKFYIRAEDPQYFERLIVIENYKFSDIIKLGERIEEWTKSGMMTNFEALQATNKALYSGGISKKKEVGAVMWVNPNKTCAYHSDMMGHTIEECRMLKDKIQTLIDTKVIQAKETTPNVRNNLISDHRGEGMNVIETDEEWDQEGSIGLIREGDAPKTSLITLLPIVVQTQVPFEVEVATPFTMMVAPTPSYKSDVVPWDYVAEARRKGKAKMEETGVAQGMTRTGRVYTLENLRGTSKETTSKPHIMETSTNDLWRNVREREYSVVDHLNKTPAQISILSLLQNSDVHKNALIKVLSEAYVPIGITNGEMDNMVGQVLESHKITFHEDKLPSEALNHNKVLHITEQYKDRFIVRVLIDGVSSLKKCPLTTLKDWVKACMRYR, via the exons ATGGACCATGATGAAGGAAGGAAGCTGGCAATGGCTTACTTGCTACTCGATATGCGCGATCTGGAAAATGTGATTGATAGAGTCAAGAGA gttggttcgtgcattctAGCATCATCAGTATACCACACTACATCCAAAGGTCCTCCACCACCTCCTCCACCTAGCGACCCGAAAAGTAAAGGCAAAGTCATAGGGAAGATGGACGATCTAAGTGGCAATCGAAAAGACAATGCTACCATGGCAGAAAATGTTGAAACCTCATATGGAAGAAGTACGCCAGGTCAGAATGAGTTGGTCCTACATTTGGAACAGAAAATCTTGGAACTACAAg agaacgCGCCGGATGTTTTCTATAtccagaacctcaagaagaagccaacagaaACCTTCCTCGAGTATGCttctcgttggagatcagaggctgccaAGGTGAGGCCaccacttgaagaagaacaaatgaacaagttctacATCAGAGCTGAGGATCCACAGTATTTTGAAAGGTTGATAGTTATAGAGAATTACaagttctccgatatcatcaagttgggagaaaggaTAGAAGAATGGACTAAGAGTGGTATGATGACCAACTTCGAGGCGCTGCAAGCCACCAACAAAGCTTTATATTCGGGAGGTATTTCAAAGAAGAAGGAAGTAGGTgctgtgatg TGGGTTAACCCCAACAAAACTTGTGCCTACCATTCAGACATGATGGGTCATACCATTGAGGAATGTCGCatgttgaaagacaagatccagacgtTGATTGACACCAAagttatacaagcaaaggagACCACGCCGAATGTCCGTAATAACCTTATTTCTGATCATAGGGGCGAGGGAatgaatgtgatagaaactgatgaagaatgggaccagGAGGGATCCATCGGACTGATTAGAGAAGGGGACGCTCCCAAAACATCTCTTATTACCCTTTTGCCAATTGTGGTGCAAACCCAGGTGCCATTCGAGGTCGAGGTAGCTACACCTTTTACTATGATGGTAGCTCCAACACCATCTTACAAGTCTGATGTTGTCCCGTGGGATTATGTGGCTGaggcaagaagaaaaggaaaagccaagATGGAAGAGACAGGTGTTGCGCAAGGAATGACCAGAACTGGAAGAGTTTATACACTCGAGAATCTtcgaggaacaagcaaagaaaccACATCTAAGCCACATATCATGGAGACAAGCACTAATGATCTTTGGAGGAATGTACGGGAGagggaatactctgttgttgatcACCTAAACAAGACTCCCGCCCAAATATCCATCTTGTCGTTGTTGCAAAATTCAGATGTGCACAAGAATGCCTTGATTAAGGtattaagtgaagcttatgtgcctATCGGTATCACTAATGGGGAGATGGAtaatatggtagggcaagtactggagagtcacaagatTACTTTCCACGAAGATAAGCTACCATCAGAAGCGTTGAATCACAACAAAGTATTGCACATCACTGAGCAATATAAAGACAGGTTCATTGTCAGGGTTTTGATAGATGGGGTTTCTAGTCTAAAAAAATGCCCGCTGACTACTTTGAAAGACTGGGTAAAGGCCTGCATGAGATACAGAtag